The DNA window TTTGTAAATTTATTTGATTCACTGCCATAAATGTTCCAAACTTTTTCGTAAGATTTTTAGTAACAATGGCAATTTCTCTCACTCTTTTTCACCACCTAGGTAAACGTCCATGAGCATACCAGGTTTTAGCTTTTCCATATCATCTAAAATCTTTATTTTCACTGCAAAAACCATTTCCTGCTTGTTTTCCTTGGATTCAACATTTTTGGGGGTGAATTCTGCTTCTTGAGAAATATTTATTACTTTTCCCTTTGTTTTTTTATTCTTTATAAAATCAGCTGTCATATTTATTTCTTGATTTAAAGAAATTTTGTAAAATTCTTTCTCTGGAATGTAGATCTTTACCCAAAGATTTTTTAGATCAAGGACCGTTGCGAAATTCCCAAAATTAGGAATCAGCTCTCCTTTATTATAATTAATACTTTCAATGGTTCCCTCTATAGGTGCTATAACATTTTCTTTTGAAATTTTATATTTTATTTGTTCCACCATGGCCTTTGCCTTCTCTACTTCTCCAAAAGCCATCTGTATTTCCTCATCTCTTGTCCCCTTGATGATTAAATCTAATGTTAACTTTGCAGATTCTAACTCTTTTTTTGTACTTTCAAGGATGGCCGAAGCATTATCTAATAATACCTTTGCTTCTTCTAGTTTTTCCTTAGAAACAGCACCACTTTCATATAATTTCTTCAAATCTTCATAATTTTTAAGTCTATATGCATAATCAGCATTTTTTCCAGCTAAAATACTTTTTATTTTTTCTACCTGTACCCTTGCTTGATTTATTTCTTCATTTCTCGCTCCTGATTGTAATTTATCAAATTTAGCATTGGCAATTTTAAGACTTGCTTCTGCCTGATTAAGCTCTAGTTTTAAATTTTCAACATCAATACGGCAAAGTTTATCTCCTTTTTTTACAAAAGCCCCTTCTTTTACAAAGATTTCTGTAATCAATCCTGAAGTTTCACTAGCAATATCTATATCTTCACATTCAACGGTTCCCGTGTATTTGTCTTCTTCATTGGTAAACGAACAAGCTACAAGCAAAACACTAAAAAGAAAACATACTCCAATGATTTTTAATTTTTTATACACGATCAATCACCTCTTTATTCCATTTAGAAAAATATCTACGATCAACTCAATCTCTTCTTCCATATGATCCATTTGATTAACCTGTGGTATAAACTGCCTTTGAAGAATCATAGATAAAACCATTCCCATAAAACTTCTCATGACAATCACACTATTTACATCTTTTATTTCTCCTTTTTGTTTTCTTTCTTTAAATATTTGCGAAACAATTTCAGGTATATTTTCTAATAGCTTTTTTAAGAATAATTCTCTTAAATCTTCATGAAACTGCAGTTCATAAAAAATCACCTTTATAAGAGAACAATGCTTTTCAAAAAACTTTATCCGATCCATAATTACAGCTTTTAAGAGTTCTTCTATAGATGCTTCTTTTTTTTCTTTGATTACTGCTTTTAATGAGTCTACTGCCATAGACTCTACAAATAAATGAATGGCTTTAATCATTGCTGTATGAAGTAAATCCTTTTTCCTAGGATAATACTTAAAAATAGTTCCTTCAGCCACTCCTGCCTCTTTTGCAATTTCATTCGTTGTAGCAGCAGAAAATCCTTTTTTTGAAAATATAGAAATGGCTGCTTCAAGTATTTTCTTTTCTGTTTCCTTTGCATTTCTTTTCATGATCTTACCTCCTTAGTGAGTGAGTGCTCACTCACTTATATTTTATACTTATCTATGCAAAAAAACAACAAAAAAATAAGCAGATAAAATCTGCTTATTTTTTATTCTGCATTTACACCATAACAAGCGCAAAGTGCTGGAAGTCCATCATTAAATCCTGAACCATTGGCATTAAATTTCCATTCTCCATTGTGTCTATAAATTTCTCCAACCACTACAGCTGTTTCTAAACTATAATCCTCAGAAAGATCATATCTTAAAAACTCTCTATTGGTATTTTGATCTACCAATCTCACAAAAGCATTTTCTACCATTCCAAAATTTTGGCCTCTTTCTTTTCCTTCATAAATGGTAATAGCAAATATAATCTTTTGTATTTCAGCAGGTACTGTATTTAAGTCAGCAAGTACACTTTCATCATCCCCGCTTCCTTGTCCTGTTCGATTATCTCCACTTAATTCTATTCCAAGTCCTGCTGGTTGTTTATTTCCAAAGAATACAAAATCTTTTTCATTTCTTACCTTCCCATCACCCTTTACGGCAAAGGTAAATACATCTAAATCAAAATCTTTTCCATCAAATTTGTTGGTGTCCCAACCAAGACCGATATGAATCTTAGATAAAGTGTTTGCATCTAATCCCATATCTGATGCAGCCTTTTTTAAAGATACCTTCTGTCCCTTTTTTAGAGATACTGGTTTACTAGCTGTAGTTTGATTCGCTCCACCTAATCCACTACCAAGACCACCTAAACTTCCGAGTCCTGCAGTTTGTGTTTGAGGTTGATTATTTGAAGGGTTGTTTCCTCCTAATCCACCAAGACCATTTAATCCCATTATTGCCCCTCCTTATCTATTAAAGAAATTTCCTAATGTATTTGTTACTTGCCCCATCATATCTTGCGTATTGTCCATAGAATTTCCCATAGCGTTTGATTGGGTTCCTACTGCTTCTCCCCTATCAATACCTATATCCAGACCTGCTTTTCTTTCTGAAGGTTGAAGAACTACTGTATTTCCTCCTTGTTTAAATTCAAACATATAAGATTCCCCTGAAGTTTGTCCAATAAATGTTTTCCAGTTTACATCCGCCTTTAAGCTTGGATCTGGACCTGTCCAACATATAATGGCATCTGGGTCTACTCTACAAGGCGTTTGTAATACAATTGCATTTCCATCTGTAATAACAGCTACATGACCTGTTTCTCCTGAATTATTCTTAAAGTTTGTAGTAAACAATCCCTTTTGAGATAATACCCCTGCTCCTATAAAACGAACACCATAGTTTAAATTTCCTGAAAATGCTAATATGTTTTCAGACTCTACCCCAACAGATTCACCAGGTTCAAGAGGAACAATCGTAACATTTTTTCCTGCAAAAGCCAATATACACATGCCTTCTCCTGTTACTTTCATGATCTCCATATTTTCACCTGTTAATCTTCTAGAGATGTTATTCATAATACCTCTAGCGATTCCACCACCTGCATTGGGATCTAATAATACTTTTTCATATTTAAACTGACCTTGATCTGCAACCATTGCTCCTTTTTTAGCAAAGAAAAATCCTTGTCCTTGCGCTACACACGAAAAGGCTGGTGTCTGCTTTGTTGCTCCTGTTAAATTTTCATAAGTCGATAATTGAAAGCTCATCTAATTCTCCCCTTGTTTATGTATTTATATCAATTATATCATTTTTAAAACCTATGTTTTAGAGGGTATTTCAAAATATTAAATAAATTTTTAGTTGATTGTTCTTATTTCTTGAAATAAATAAATCCAATAATAGAAATTCCATACAATATGATTGGCAATAAAAAATCCATTTTTGTAACATGAAAATCTTTATTTACCTTGTATTTTTCTATCAATAAATCTTTCATGTCATTTAAAATTTCTTTTAAACTCTCTATTTTTTTATACTTAGATATTTCTATATGCGTACATTCTCCATTCTTGTTTTCTTTTAATACAATAGCTACACCTATATTTTTTACAAGAAGTTTTCTTTCATCCTCTTTTATTCTTTCCTCTAAAGTATATTTATATTTTTCAAATATAGTATATAGAGCTTCTTTTACAATTTCTTTTTTTACTTGATTGACCATGATCTTTTTATAGAAAAAAGTTTTGTATAAATTGTAGATCAATGCTACGAATAAACCTAGATATAACAATACGGGACTGAAAAAATACAAAAAAGCTTCTTTGCCTGCTCCTATAGTTAGAACCATTAAGTTAATAATAAAATAACAGGTAAATATACTTGTTAAAGGTAATTTGCATAAAATAGGCATGTCTAATAATACTTGTGACTGTTTCTTTTTAAAATTGCATACGGTCTCTTCAATAATACTTATACAAAATAATATTATTACAGCTATGTACATAATCTACCCCCTTAGATGTCTACTTCTATATGATTATACCAAAATTTTCATACTTTTATTATAGATACTGCTTTTTTGAAAAAGAAACCCCTTAGATTTATATTTTAAAATCTAAGGGGTTGTTTGTTTTGTTCTATATACATTTCTATCTTATAGGGCAAATTCCATTCTCACAGCCGTCATTGCCTATATCTAGCTCTACTTCTTCTTGTTCATACTTTCTAAGTAAAGAAGGAATAAATGGCTTCATTTCATTTACGCGCCTTTTATATTCTTCTTCAGTGATAGCTTCATAAGGAAGTAGCTTATAAAAATTATCATCTAATGATAAGAATGATAATGCAACTACATCATCCCAATGATCCCATACCCATTGTTCTACTTCTTCCCATTCATGCTCTCTCACATGAACAGTGATTGAACAATTGTGGTCAACATAATTTTCCATGAACATTTTATAATTCTCAAGTTGTTCAATTGCAGAAACATCATATTTTGTTTTACCATTTGGTGCTTTTACAGGGAACTCTACTACTTTTGTCACGCAACTATCCCAAGCTTGACCTACTTCTGGAAAAACTGGATAATCTAGGTCTTCACAAACTTTTACTAATGGATCATCAGAGCTTATACGAATTCTTCTTATGTAGAAAGGCGAATGTGAATAGTGAACACCACTCGATACAGTAGGTAATTGGCTTAATGTTCCCTCTGGTTTTACAGTCGTTACTAATAAAGGTTCTTTTTCCCCAATTTCAGCAGCATATTTTTTTACTTCTTCACGAGCAGCTTCTCTTAATTTACTTAAGATTTCTGCTTCTTCTTCCCTTGTAATGCCTAACGCATTCACCATGTCCTGCCATCCTGTCAAAGAGCAGCCTACTAATTTATCCCTTTGCTGTACTGCATCCCAATTTGGTAACTCAAGCTCTACACAAGTCATTCTATATCCTGCTCTTACAGATAATCTTTGTGCGTAAAGTAATCCTTCTAGATCTAGTTTACCATTCCTATCTACAAAACTATATACATTAATTGTCGTTAGGTTACAAAGTCCTTGTGAATCAAGAAGAATTTCTCCACATGGATTCACACCATTCATATTCGGCCTTCTTTTTAGTCCTGCTTCTTCATTGATCCATCCAGGTTCTCCTGAATATCTCATACGCTCAATTTGCCAATGAAGTTTCTCTCTTGTAGGTTTTTCTCTATAATAAATAGAGTTATTGCTCATTTGTCTATGGATAATATTTTTATCTACAATCCATTGTCCATCTATTTGCTTATAAAGATTCGATTTTGCATCAATACATTCTTGATCATCTGCATCTATTAATACCATTTCAGCTGTTCTTCTAACGCCACCTACTACTACATTCTCTCCAATAATATTAGCAATATCCAAACAATCAATAGGCTTTAGTCTATGCTTCTTTTTATAAGAGTTTGTTTTATTTTTACGGATAACTGCATCAATTTTAAAGAACATATTCTTAAGACTCTCATGACCGCTTGCAGTTCCTCCAAATGTTTTTAATTTTTCTCCTTTTGGTCTCACATGGTCATAATTTACAATAATCGTTTTTACATTTCTATACTCATTACTATATAGAAGTTTAAAGAAGAAATCTAAACTTTGAGTCCAACCTTCCTTACTATCTCCTACTGTAATTTTAACTGTATTGTTATGGAAAAATTCTAAGCTCGTATTATCTTCTCTTTCACTAATAGGCATCGGCATATAATCCTTATGGATCAATTCATAGTTTGATCTTATCTTAGGAAGGTTTTTTACATCATCTTTTAAAATTCTAAGGCCTACTCCAGAACCCACCATCAACAAATAGAATAACTCTTTAAAGGATTCAAACTGCTCTATTTTTAGAAAAGAACAATTATAGTTAGCCATTGGATAATTCTTTGCTACTGGTGTATTTCCCACCCAAAAGGTACGTCCAGACAAAAATTGACGAAGATTATAAATATTATCATACAATTTTTCTGCTTCTTCTTTTGTAGTTGGCACTAAACTACAATTATATTCAACCGCTCTTCTTACTGTTTCCCACCAATATTCCCTTCTTTTTTCCTCTGGTAACCATCTAGAATAAGTTCTGTAGTATACAAAATTACCTAGTTGTTCCATAGGTGAAGTTTTATGCTTATATTTACTAATAAAATCATCCGTTAACAATCGATCCTCAATCCTTTTTCTCATTTTTCTTATCTTATTATGTTCATTTCTGTAAATTATGTACATTTTTGCCACGTCTCTTCTATCACTTGTCATTAATAAATCTTCTACCATATCTTGTATCTCTTCAACATGTATTGGAAATGCTATTTGTTTTGTCTTTTCATGTATGAGATAGGAAATTTTCTTACTTAACTCATGATCTATTCCTGATTTTGTTTCTGCCATAGCTCGCTCAATTGCATTTCTTATTTTGATACTATCAAAATTTACTATTTTATCATTTCTTTTCATTACCTTTATCATAAAATGCTCCTTTCAGAATCATTAGTAATATGTACTAGATATTGTATATTTATACCTAAAACAACATCATTTAGTATATCAAAAATCCAACGTGCACTATATATTGTAGCATCTGAAAGTTTTATTGTCAAAAAAAAAGATGGCCCCTTGCCATCTATTTTTCCACCATATTTAATATTTCTTTTATTGTCTCTACAATATACTCACCTTTTTTATATTTTCTTTTTGCTACAATAATTTCTACTTGCTTTCCTTTTCCTTCAATATCTTTCAAAATTTGGGGTTGTTCTATAAAAGCACCTAATGGTTTAAAATTTTTGTCCATGATTAAAAAAGTTGGTATTTTAGTCTTACCATTTACCTTGTAGTTGTCCATAAAAACTTCATTACCTTCTCTTGATACAATTGATATTGCAAAATTCGGATTAATCTCTATCATTTTTTGAAGAGCGGGTACATTAATCATACAATCTGGACACCATATTTCAGCAAATACTAGGATATTTACGATCTCTTTGATTCCTAGAATATCATTTTCTAAGGATTCATCAATTGCAATATTCTTATATACTTCTAAGGTTCTTTCTTTATAAGTGTCTTTATCTTTATTTACAAATTCCATAAAAGAAATTCCTTTTTTAAAAAGCGCTTGAATACTCATAAAATCCCCCCTTATTTTTATTCCAAATCAAATCATATCTATAATAGATTTGCAATCGTATTAAATATTTACTCAACATGAACCAATTTCCTGCCTATATCCATTTATATATATGATACATCATATAACTTTAGACTTACAATCATTTTAAAAAATAAAAAGAAATTATCTAGCGACGACCTACTCTCCCAGGCAGTTACCCACCAAGTACCATCAGCGCTGAAGGGCTTAACTTCTGTGTTCGGTATGGGAACAGGTGTAACTCCTTCGCTATAGTCACTAGATAATTTCTTTTCTAATATAAAATGTATATTCTTTTAAGCAGATTGCCAAAATCTATGATTTTGTCCAAATAAAATATTTAAGAATTTACACCCTCAAAACCAAACAATGCATATTTTATTGGTCAAGTCCTCGACCTATTAGTATCGGTCAGCTTAAGACATTACTGCCCTTACACCTCCGACCTATCAACCAGATAGTCTTTCTGGGGTCTTACTAGCTTAACGCTATGGGAAATCTTATCTTAAGGGGGGCTTCGCGCTTAGATGCCTTCAGCGCTTATCCCGTCCATACATAGCTACTCAGCTGTGCCACTGGCGTGACAACTGATGCACCAGAGGTATGTCCATCCCGGTCCTCTCGTACTAAGGACAGCTCCTCTCAAATTTCCTGCGCCCACAGCGGATAGGGACCGAACTGTCTCACGACGTTCTGAACCCAGCTCGCGTGCCTCTTTAATGGGCGAACAGCCCAACCCTTGGGACCTACTACAGCCCCAGGATGAGACGAGCCGACATCGAGGTGCCAAACCTCCCCGTCGATGTGGACTCTTGGGGGAGATAAGCCTGTTATCCCCGGGGTAGCTTTTATCCGTTGAGCGATGGCCCTTCCACTCGGAACCACCGGATCACTAAGCCCGACTTTCGTCCTTGCTCGACCTGTATGTCTCGCAATCAAGCTCCCTTCTGCCTTTGCACTCTTCGCGCGATTTCCGACCGCGCTGAGGGAACCTTTGGGCGCCTCCGTTACTCTTTAGGAGGCGACCGCCCCAGTCAAACTGCCCACCTGACAGTGTCCCAAAGCTGGATTCACAGCTTATGGTTAGAACTTCAGTATTACAAGAGTGGTATCCCAAGGATGACTCCACACACACTGGCGTGCATGCATCGACGTCTCCCACCTATCCTGTACATGTAATACCAAAATCCAGTGTCAGGCTACAGTAAAGCTCCACGGGGTCTTTCCGTCCTGCTGCGGGTAACCGGCATCTTCACCGGTACTACAATTTCACCGAGTCTATTGTCGAGACAGTATCCAAATCGTTACGCCTTTCGTGCGGGTCGGAACTTACCCGACAAGGAATTTCGCTACCTTAGGACCGTTATAGTTACGGCCGCCGTTTACTGGGGCTTAAGTTCGGTGCTTCGATTGCTCTAACACGTCCCCTTAACCTTCCAGCACCGGGCAGGCGTCAGCTCCTATACATCGTCTTTCGACTTAGCAGAAACCTGTGTTTTTGCTAAACAGTCGCTTGGATCTATTCTCTGCGGCCACCTCGGGCTATAAACCCTAACGTGGCACCCCTTCTCCCGAAGTTACGGGGTCATTTTGCCGAGTTCCTTAACAATAGTTCTCTCGCTCGCCTTAGGATTCTCTCCTCACCTACCTGTGTCGGTTTACGGTACGGGCACCTAGATCTAACTAGAGGCTTTTCTTGACAGCGTGGAATCAGTAAGTTCGCTACTTATATTTCGCTCCCCATAACGCCTCAGAATTGTTAAGACGGATTTGCCTATCCTAACTTCCTAAACGCTTAGACGCACACAACCAACGGTGCGCTTAACCTATCCTTCTGTGTCACCCCATCGCTCAAACGATTTTCGGTGGTACAGGAATTTCAACCTGTTGTCCATCGCCTACGACTTTCGTCCTCGGCTTAGGTCCCGACTAACCCTGAGTGGACGAACCTTCCTCAGGAAACCTTAGGTTTTCGGCGGGCAGGATTCTCACCTGCCTCTCGCTACTCATGCCAACATTCTCTCTTGTATATAGTCCACTGCTCCTTACGGTACAGCTTCAACCCATATACAATGCTCCCCTACCCATACCAAACGGTATGCCGTAGCTTCGGTGACAGGTTTGAGCCCCGGTAATTTTCGGCGCGGGATCACTCGACTAGTGAGCTATTACGCACTCTTTGAATGAATGGCTGCTTCTAAGCCAACATCCTAGTTGTCTATGCAATCCCACATCCTTTTCCACTTAACCTGTACTTAGGGACCTTAGCTGACGATCTGGGCTGTTTCCCTTTCGACCATGAATCTTATCACCCATAGTCTGACTCCTAAAGTTATGATTACGGCATTCGGAGTTTGATAGTCTTCGGTAACCGGTGAGGGCCCCTAGGACATTCAGTGCTCTACCTCCGTATCACTACCTTTAAGGCTAGCCCTAAAGCTATTTCGGGGAGAACCAGCTATCTCCGAGTTCGATTGGAATTTCTCCGCTATCCACAAGTCATCCCAGCCTTTTTCAACAGACATGGGTTCGGTCCTCCACGAAATTTTACTTCCGCTTCAACCTGCTCATGGATAGGTCACCCGGTTTCGGGTCTACGGCATACAACTAAAATCGCCCTATTAAGACTCGCTTTCGCTGCGGCTCCGTTACAAAATAACTTAACCTTGCTGCATACCGTAACTCGTTGGCCCGTTCTACAAAAAGTACGTGGTCGTTCATAAAAAGAACTTCCACTGCTTGTAAACATAGGGTTTCAGGTTCTATTTCACTCCCCTCCCGGGGTTCTTTTCACCTTTCCCTCACGGTACTATACGCTATCGGTCACTAGGAAGTATTTAGCCTTGGGGGGTGGTCCCCCCAGCTTCCCACAAGGTTTCACGTGTCTCGTGGTACTCTGGAGTACACTCAAGCTAGACTAAGTTT is part of the Crassaminicella profunda genome and encodes:
- a CDS encoding TetR/AcrR family transcriptional regulator translates to MKRNAKETEKKILEAAISIFSKKGFSAATTNEIAKEAGVAEGTIFKYYPRKKDLLHTAMIKAIHLFVESMAVDSLKAVIKEKKEASIEELLKAVIMDRIKFFEKHCSLIKVIFYELQFHEDLRELFLKKLLENIPEIVSQIFKERKQKGEIKDVNSVIVMRSFMGMVLSMILQRQFIPQVNQMDHMEEEIELIVDIFLNGIKR
- a CDS encoding thioredoxin family protein, producing the protein MSIQALFKKGISFMEFVNKDKDTYKERTLEVYKNIAIDESLENDILGIKEIVNILVFAEIWCPDCMINVPALQKMIEINPNFAISIVSREGNEVFMDNYKVNGKTKIPTFLIMDKNFKPLGAFIEQPQILKDIEGKGKQVEIIVAKRKYKKGEYIVETIKEILNMVEK
- a CDS encoding TerD family protein; its protein translation is MGLDANTLSKIHIGLGWDTNKFDGKDFDLDVFTFAVKGDGKVRNEKDFVFFGNKQPAGLGIELSGDNRTGQGSGDDESVLADLNTVPAEIQKIIFAITIYEGKERGQNFGMVENAFVRLVDQNTNREFLRYDLSEDYSLETAVVVGEIYRHNGEWKFNANGSGFNDGLPALCACYGVNAE
- the nrdJ gene encoding ribonucleoside-triphosphate reductase, adenosylcobalamin-dependent, with protein sequence MIKVMKRNDKIVNFDSIKIRNAIERAMAETKSGIDHELSKKISYLIHEKTKQIAFPIHVEEIQDMVEDLLMTSDRRDVAKMYIIYRNEHNKIRKMRKRIEDRLLTDDFISKYKHKTSPMEQLGNFVYYRTYSRWLPEEKRREYWWETVRRAVEYNCSLVPTTKEEAEKLYDNIYNLRQFLSGRTFWVGNTPVAKNYPMANYNCSFLKIEQFESFKELFYLLMVGSGVGLRILKDDVKNLPKIRSNYELIHKDYMPMPISEREDNTSLEFFHNNTVKITVGDSKEGWTQSLDFFFKLLYSNEYRNVKTIIVNYDHVRPKGEKLKTFGGTASGHESLKNMFFKIDAVIRKNKTNSYKKKHRLKPIDCLDIANIIGENVVVGGVRRTAEMVLIDADDQECIDAKSNLYKQIDGQWIVDKNIIHRQMSNNSIYYREKPTREKLHWQIERMRYSGEPGWINEEAGLKRRPNMNGVNPCGEILLDSQGLCNLTTINVYSFVDRNGKLDLEGLLYAQRLSVRAGYRMTCVELELPNWDAVQQRDKLVGCSLTGWQDMVNALGITREEEAEILSKLREAAREEVKKYAAEIGEKEPLLVTTVKPEGTLSQLPTVSSGVHYSHSPFYIRRIRISSDDPLVKVCEDLDYPVFPEVGQAWDSCVTKVVEFPVKAPNGKTKYDVSAIEQLENYKMFMENYVDHNCSITVHVREHEWEEVEQWVWDHWDDVVALSFLSLDDNFYKLLPYEAITEEEYKRRVNEMKPFIPSLLRKYEQEEVELDIGNDGCENGICPIR
- a CDS encoding HlyD family secretion protein gives rise to the protein MYKKLKIIGVCFLFSVLLVACSFTNEEDKYTGTVECEDIDIASETSGLITEIFVKEGAFVKKGDKLCRIDVENLKLELNQAEASLKIANAKFDKLQSGARNEEINQARVQVEKIKSILAGKNADYAYRLKNYEDLKKLYESGAVSKEKLEEAKVLLDNASAILESTKKELESAKLTLDLIIKGTRDEEIQMAFGEVEKAKAMVEQIKYKISKENVIAPIEGTIESINYNKGELIPNFGNFATVLDLKNLWVKIYIPEKEFYKISLNQEINMTADFIKNKKTKGKVINISQEAEFTPKNVESKENKQEMVFAVKIKILDDMEKLKPGMLMDVYLGGEKE
- a CDS encoding AIM24 family protein, with protein sequence MSFQLSTYENLTGATKQTPAFSCVAQGQGFFFAKKGAMVADQGQFKYEKVLLDPNAGGGIARGIMNNISRRLTGENMEIMKVTGEGMCILAFAGKNVTIVPLEPGESVGVESENILAFSGNLNYGVRFIGAGVLSQKGLFTTNFKNNSGETGHVAVITDGNAIVLQTPCRVDPDAIICWTGPDPSLKADVNWKTFIGQTSGESYMFEFKQGGNTVVLQPSERKAGLDIGIDRGEAVGTQSNAMGNSMDNTQDMMGQVTNTLGNFFNR